One genomic window of Peromyscus maniculatus bairdii isolate BWxNUB_F1_BW_parent chromosome 2, HU_Pman_BW_mat_3.1, whole genome shotgun sequence includes the following:
- the Tmem278 gene encoding transmembrane protein 278 — protein MSEQQERETEEDEGSTSDTAPMLPRRRSTDYHISVLVCPGWPVLATQGLRTLLLPGRALVGFLFHLLLPGTVFLLVLLPAAAIVYLGFLCHSRVHPAPGPRCRALLSDRGSAALIVLGFLSLPPLLVLASAARSLLARRLRPVPPTPARAPAPPRCSSEEGLAGDSPDEEKQLCAWV, from the exons ATGAGTGAGCAGCAGGaaagggagacagaagaggatgAAGGAAGTACTTCAGACACAGCACCCATGCTGCCCCGAAGAAGGTCTACTGACTACCATATCTCAGTCCTGGTATGCCCAGGGTGGCCTGTCCTGGCCACCCAAGGCCTCAGGACCCTGTTGCTGCCTGGCCGAGCTCTGGTTGGGTTCCTGTTCCAtctgctgctacctgggacagtCTTCCTGCTGGTACTGCTGCCAGCAGCTGCCATTGTCTACCTGGGATTCCTGTGCCACTCAAGG GTTCATCCAGCCCCGGGGCCACGGTGCCGAGCGCTGCTCTCAGACCGCGGCTCTGCAGCGCTCATCGTGCTGGGATTCCTCTCCCTGCCGCCGCTCCTGGTGCTCGCCTCCGCCGCCCGCTCCCTCCTGGCCCGGCGACTACGGCCTGTGCCGCCTACCCCCGCGAGGGCCCCTGCACCGCCGAGATGCAGCAGCGAAGAGGGTCTGGCGGGCGACAGCCCTGACGAAGAGAAACAGCTCTGTGCCTGGGTCTGA
- the Ankrd65 gene encoding ankyrin repeat domain-containing protein 65 translates to MDSSRLEQELQWMELVWEEAPADKAEGPLTSQVWSTLFQAVWWGAPSLVMQLLRQGASVEERDHTGRTPLHLAVMRGHTPLVRLLLQRGSLAGAVDHTGRTPLHQAAWHGHSKVAELLLRRGASAVACSQTGLTPLHWAAALGRTLLVTCLMAAPGSGSAVKDLRGWTAAHWAAACGQLPVLELLTVGGNVDLDSALLVSAVAGSASALQLLLALGAKVDALDSTGTTALGLAAGLGHHQNVEMLLDHGADPNIRDRNNLSALHRAATGGYLPVIQLLVAKGIEVDSRDSLGLTPLHYAARGGHVEAVSYLLDRGAQVNAAGWLHKTPLHLAVECGHSTTIELLLSQGANSTLRTQWGEIAQTL, encoded by the exons ATGGATTCCAGCAGGCTGGAGCAGGAACTGCAGTGGATGGAGCTGGTTTGGGAGGAGGCTCCAGCAGACAAGGCAGAGGGACCTCTTACCTCCCAGGTCTGGAGTACTCTGTTCCAGGCAGTGTGGTGGGGTGCTCCCAGCCTGGTGATGCAGCTGCTGAGGCAAGGTGCCAGTGTGGAGGAGAG GGATCACACAGGTCGGACTCCGCTCCATCTGGCTGTGATGCGAGGCCACACACCTCTTGTACGCCTACTGTTGCAGCGTGGGTCCCTGGCAGGCGCAGTTGACCATACAGGGCGCACACCGCTGCACCAGGCTGCCTGGCATGGGCACTCGAAAGTGGCGGAACTATTGCTGCGGCGTGGGGCCTCAGCAGTGGCATGCTCTCAAACGGGCCTCACACCCCTGCACTGGGCAGCTGCGCTGGGCCGCACACTACTGGTTACGTGCCTTATGGCTGCACCAGGTTCAGGTTCTGCTGTGAAAGACTTAAGAGGTTGGACAGCCGCACACTGGGCAGCGGCGTGCGGGCAACTGCCAGTACTAGAGTTGCTTACTGTTGGAGGCAACGTAGACCTGGACAGCGCCCTGCTGGTGTCAGCGGTAGCTGGAAGTGCATCAGCTTTGCAGCTTCTCCTGGCGCTGGGAGCAAAGGTGGATGCCCTGGACAGCACAGGAACCACTGCACTTGGCCTGGCGGCTGGCCTAGGCCATCACCAA aATGTTGAGATGCTGCTGGACCATGGGGCAGACCCAAATATCAGGGACAGGAACAACCTCTCTGCACTCCACAGGGCTGCCACTGGTGGATACCTGCCTGTTATACAGCTGCTGGTGGCCAAGGGCATTGAGGTAGATTCTCGAGACTCACTGGGCCTCACACCCCTGCACTATGCTGCTCGGGGAGGCCATGTAGAAGCTGTCAGTTATCTCCTGGACAGGGGTGCACAGGTCAATGCTGCTGGCTGGCTTCACAAGACCCCTCTGCACCTTGCTGTAGAGTGTGGCCACAGTACCACCATAGAGCTTTTACTGAGCCAAGGAGCCAACTCTACCTTGAGGACACAGTGGGGTGAAATAGCCCAGACCCTATAG
- the Mrpl20 gene encoding large ribosomal subunit protein bL20m isoform X2 → MVFLTTRLWLRNRLTDRYCRVWEVLKHAQHFRGRKNRCYRLAVRAVTRAFVKCTQARRLKKRNLRTLWTNRITAASQEHGLQYPAFIVNLIKIHPSAVAEPEEELEGLRTKGSGLNRAVMLCV, encoded by the exons ATGGTATTCCTTACGACGCGGCTCTGGCTACGGAACCGCCTCACGGACCGCTATTGTCGGGTTTGGGAGGTGTTGAAACATGCTCAG caTTTTAGGGGAAGGAAGAATCGCTGCTACCGGCTGGCAGTCAGGGCCGTGACCAGAGCTTTCGTTAAGTGTACGCAGGCCCGCAGACTGAAGAAGAGGAACCTGAGGACC CTCTGGACTAACCGAATTACAGCTGCCTCCCAGGAACATGGCTTACAGTACCCAGCATTCATTGTCAACTTAATTAAG ATCCACCCCTCAGCTGTAGCAGAGCCAGAGGAAGAGCTGGAAGGGTTGAGAACTAAAGGCTCTGGACTAAATCGCGCTGTAATGCTGTGCGTGTGA
- the Mrpl20 gene encoding large ribosomal subunit protein bL20m isoform X1 produces MVFLTTRLWLRNRLTDRYCRVWEVLKHAQHFRGRKNRCYRLAVRAVTRAFVKCTQARRLKKRNLRTLWTNRITAASQEHGLQYPAFIVNLIKCQVELNRKVLADLAIYEPKTFKSLAALAKRRQQEGFAAALGDGKEPEGIFSRVMQYH; encoded by the exons ATGGTATTCCTTACGACGCGGCTCTGGCTACGGAACCGCCTCACGGACCGCTATTGTCGGGTTTGGGAGGTGTTGAAACATGCTCAG caTTTTAGGGGAAGGAAGAATCGCTGCTACCGGCTGGCAGTCAGGGCCGTGACCAGAGCTTTCGTTAAGTGTACGCAGGCCCGCAGACTGAAGAAGAGGAACCTGAGGACC CTCTGGACTAACCGAATTACAGCTGCCTCCCAGGAACATGGCTTACAGTACCCAGCATTCATTGTCAACTTAATTAAG TGCCAGGTGGAGCTCAACAGGAAAGTACTTGCGGACCTGGCcatctatgaaccaaagacttTTAAATCTTTGGCAGCTTTGGCTAAgaggaggcagcaggaaggaTTTGCTGCAGCTTTGGGGGATGGAAAGGAGCCTGAGGGCATCTTTTCCAGAGTGATGCAGTACCACTGA
- the Mrpl20 gene encoding large ribosomal subunit protein bL20m isoform X3 — MVFLTTRLWLRNRLTDRYCRVWEVLKHAQHFRGRKNRCYRLAVRAVTRAFVKCTQARRLKKRNLRTCQVELNRKVLADLAIYEPKTFKSLAALAKRRQQEGFAAALGDGKEPEGIFSRVMQYH; from the exons ATGGTATTCCTTACGACGCGGCTCTGGCTACGGAACCGCCTCACGGACCGCTATTGTCGGGTTTGGGAGGTGTTGAAACATGCTCAG caTTTTAGGGGAAGGAAGAATCGCTGCTACCGGCTGGCAGTCAGGGCCGTGACCAGAGCTTTCGTTAAGTGTACGCAGGCCCGCAGACTGAAGAAGAGGAACCTGAGGACC TGCCAGGTGGAGCTCAACAGGAAAGTACTTGCGGACCTGGCcatctatgaaccaaagacttTTAAATCTTTGGCAGCTTTGGCTAAgaggaggcagcaggaaggaTTTGCTGCAGCTTTGGGGGATGGAAAGGAGCCTGAGGGCATCTTTTCCAGAGTGATGCAGTACCACTGA